Proteins from one Sabethes cyaneus chromosome 2, idSabCyanKW18_F2, whole genome shotgun sequence genomic window:
- the LOC128737112 gene encoding zinc finger and BTB domain-containing protein 49-like — MYKPSKSQFDQICRLCLNLTDLVSLFERHPKTQKESLGLLVRETVEMLGLTIDPDDGLPTKICLICKSFLRQLYKFRNQCQEANDLLVEALSTSTNRENSDLITAENVIALSSDQRQLLKDDDIAQSEAAPVQDTKSPQSNPELVESTVEADSSSGSSKQITIKHEIPDCGEKDCEAENPETLNEEYEILDTVVEELEEEEIIHEDFAEQAENVEYMIEVHDDVLSEEQNLEMYVDEVNSEHEAALEIENEASRQTGTEPVKVDTSKGELCKVCGNYSTCLKYHMMCHTGERPFSCSHCDKSFRTSTKLRIHVNGVHLKVRKYTCDICGKKFLDSGNLRNHKVTHNGERKHICDYEGCGKSFRLPGTLTVHKKSHTQEKTFICDICSKAFLYKWLLVKHIRTHTGEKPYECDVCHKRFTTSTHMHTHRKLHDPNREKSVRKRKCNNEATV, encoded by the exons ATGTACAAGCCTAGTAAATCGCAGTTCGATCAGATATGCCGTTTGTGTTTAAATTTAACAGATTTGGTCAGTCTATTTGAACGGCATCCAAAGACACAAAAGGAGTCGCTTGGTTTGCTTGTCCGTGAAACTGTTGAAATGCTCGGATTAACG ATTGACCCAGACGATGGGCTTCCAACAAAAATTTGCCTCATCTGTAAGAGTTTTCTTCGGCAGCTTTACAAATTCCGCAACCAGTGTCAAGAGGCAAACGATCTTCTAGTAGAAGCGTTATCCACATCAACAAACAGAGAAAATTCGGACTTGATAACCGCTGAGAATGTGATTGCCTTATCGTCTGATCAGAGACAATTATTAAAAGACGATGACATCGCACAGAGTGAAGCGGCGCCCGTGCAGGATACTAAAAGTCCCCAGTCTAATCCAGAACTAGTGGAAAGTACTGTGGAAGCTGATTCCAGTAGTGGGAGTAGCAAACAAATAACaatcaaacatgaaataccaGATTGTGGAGAGAAAGACTGCGAAGCAGAAAATCCTGAAACATTGAATGAAGAGTATGAAATTTTAGATACTGTAGTTGAGGAACTAGAAGAGGAAGAAATCATACATGAAGATTTTGCCGAACAAGCTGAGAATGTTGAATACATGATAGAAGTGCATGATGACGTGTTATCAGAGGAGCAAAACCTTGAAATGTACGTTGACGAAGTTAATTCAGAGCACGAAGCGGCTTTGGAAATAGAAAATGAAGCTTCGAGACAGACCGGGACCGAACCGGTAAAAGTCGACACAAGCAAGGGAGAGTTATGTAAAGTTTGTGGTAATTACTCAACATGTTTGAAGTATCACATGATGTGTCATACCGGTGAGCGACCATTTTCGTGTAGCCATTGTGACAAATCATTTCGTACCAGCACTAAGTTGAGAATACACGTGAACGGGGTACATCTAAAAGTACGAAAATATACTTGCGACATTTGCGGAAAAAAATTTCTGGACTCCGGTAATTTGAGAAATCATAAAGTTACTCATAATGGCGAAAGAAAACACATTTGCGACTATGAAGGCTGCGGGAAATCGTTCCGGCTACCAGGAACACTGACGGTTCACAAAAAGTCACATACACAAGAAAAGACATTTATTTGTGACATTTGCTCAAAAGCATTCCTCTATAA ATGGCTGCTGGTGAAGCATATTCGTACTCATACCGGAGAAAAACCATATGAATGTGACGTATGTCATAAAAGGTTTACTACTTCAACGCATATGCATACTCATAGGAAACTGCATGACCCAAACCGCgaaaaatccgtcagaaaacgAAAATGTAATAACGAAGCAACGGTCTAG
- the LOC128737719 gene encoding zinc finger protein 540, translated as MDKVADNSSERFTVIKADFSTMCRCCLATEGLLEIYRSNQSINAEIGELIEPNYIPIAQNDNLPNFICENCANYLRKWHLFRTKCLESYRFLEGLKMDSQMEILEEAEELCIGTDIVVQNVQTFQNIEHIYIETEQTECGDSDEVNDRDDDEYVKKEMLELGHDGVIQFEQAKHEDSIDTPDKTTIKKRYVYRRQCPICGLVLRRGLKEHLMVHSDPTGRPFKCNQCDKTYCRKENLRQHQEREHLMIRYPCDVCGKDFSTKDILSVHRKLHNRDVQYRCDQCDQVFTSNKYLYKHKQKHLGVKKFICTFCGKSFLVGEYLKEHLRIHTGERPFSCKICTKKFRTMNHLRQHTRTHRASQSENVPGEDAGSRTNETKCTEKSQI; from the exons ATGGATAAAGTGGCTGATAACTCTTCTGAACGTTTCACCGTAATAAAAGCAGATTTTTCTACCATGTGCCGGTGCTGTTTAGCAACTGAGGGACTACTGGAAATTTACCGATCGAACCAATCTATCAATGCAGAAATAGGGGAACTGATTGAACCCAATTACATTCCAATCGCACAAAATGATAACTTGCCGAACTTCATCTGTGAAAATTGTGCAAACTATTTACGAAAATGGCACTTATTTCGAACAAAATGTTTGGAGTCGTATCGATTTCTTGAAGGGTTGAAAATGGATAGCCAAATGGAAATACTAGAAGAAGCTGAGGAATTGTGCATTGGAACGGATATTGTCGTCCAAAACGTCCAAACGTTCCAAAACATTGAACATATATATATTGAAACGGAACAAACCGAATGTGGTGATTCGGATGAGGTGAATGACAGAGATGACGACGAATATGTTAAAAAAGAAATGCTAGAGCTAGGTCACGATGGAGTAATACAATTTGAACAAGCCAAACATGAAGACAGCATCGACACACCGGATAAGACTACAATTAAAAAACGGTATGTTTATCGCCGACAGTGTCCGATTTGTGGTTTGGTGCTTCGGCGAGGCCTTAAAGAACATTTGATGGTGCACAGCGATCCCACTGGAAGACCCTTTAAATGTAACCAATGCGATAAAACTTATTGTCGCAAAGAAAATCTTCGTCAACACCAAGAACGTGAGCATTTAATGATTCGTTATCCCTGTGATGTCTGCGGTAAGGATTTTAGCACAAAAGACATTCTTTCAGTCCATCGGAAACTGCATAACCGTGATGTTCAATATCGGTGTGATCAGTGTGATCAAGTATTTACTTCCAATAAGTACCTGTACAAACACAAGCAGAAACATCTGGGAGTAAAAAAGTTTATTTGTACTTTCTGTGGGAAATCCTTTCTTGTGGG CGAATACCTCAAAGAACACCTGCGTATTCACACAGGAGAACGACCTTTCAGTTGTAAAATTTGCACCAAGAAGTTTCGAACCATGAATCACTTGCGACAACATACCCGAACTCATCGAGCGTCCCAGAGTGAAAATGTTCCCGGAGAAGATGCTGGGAGCCGAACAAATGAGACTAAATGTACGGAAAAATCTCAGATTTAG
- the LOC128737318 gene encoding uncharacterized protein LOC128737318, translating into MDWSFLPLEILEIILGKLEFKDRMACSLVCHSWCSALFCSPKLARDIVFSIGPKYCSDFRSIIQSSERNFRQLVIVLHTADLALNEIVAEAAKRWNVKFVSLVGEPVRLLSCFKSNVQLFDSITELTLEFTMDRAWPVMPVQEVTFVNLKKFHYLQIYVGPNPMSVLFRLVMPKLEVASIVLDSLANEEAMYWEDPLIELLECDKLKSLEVDLNSSMWDNFFAVKRSNMERLVIRRASDECHERNWHQLFGNMPNLKHVEFAFSSDSMLSNLIASCKKIERIMFYGFCLHDGSFANNMEVLKLKQIHLDGWLTGSLFSSEGRLDVFHLEDLTWKYVELAPAQGTFTIVAPELKRLTLRGCDYKRFLLEVGDCLECVDMDYYETQIMTPNFFGSLENVQRLTLHINSNSQKLALKIAPMPRLKYLELVCSTERHGYNCNALFRGICANCPELEELCIRNEHENELRISYSHFVQLVRLTRLRVLTMHFVTLLDVAGEIPLRHLQRQNIWGCTVSGNSSKQCFPLQTQDKEMNIQ; encoded by the coding sequence ATGGATTGGTCATTTCTGCCTTTAGAAATACTAGAAATAATCCTCGGCAAGCTCGAGTTTAAGGATCGAATGGCCTGCTCGTTAGTTTGTCACAGCTGGTGTAGTGCTTTGTTCTGCAGTCCAAAATTGGCTCGTGATATAGTGTTTAGTATTGGCCCCAAATATTGCAGTGATTTTCGAAGCATAATTCAAAGCAGCGAGCGGAATTTTCGCCAGCTGGTCATAGTATTGCATACGGCTGATTTAGCTTTGAATGAAATTGTTGCGGAAGCTGCTAAACGATGGAATGTAAAATTTGTTTCGCTGGTTGGTGAGCCAGTGAGACTTCTAAGCTGTTTTAAATCCAATGTCCAACTCTTTGATTCAATCACAGAACTAACTTTGGAGTTTACAATGGATCGAGCATGGCCAGTAATGCCAGTGCAAGAGGTAACGTTCGTAAACCTGAAGAAGTTTCACTACTTACAAATCTACGTGGGCCCCAACCCTATGAGCGTTCTGTTCCGATTGGTCATGCCCAAGCTGGAAGTGGCATCAATAGTACTAGATTCGCTGGCTAATGAAGAAGCCATGTATTGGGAAGATCCTCTGATAGAGCTACTAGAATGCGACAAACTCAAATCATTGGAAGTGGATCTAAATAGCAGCATGTGGGATAACTTTTTTGCAGTAAAACGGTCGAATATGGAACGGCTGGTGATTCGACGAGCCAGCGACGAGTGTCACGAACGAAATTGGCATCAACTTTTTGGTAATATGCCGAATCTGAAGCATGTAGAATTTGCTTTTTCAAGCGACAGCATGCTCTCAAACTTGATTGCAAGTTGTAAAAAAATTGAACGAATAATGTTCTACGGCTTTTGTTTGCATGATGGATCATTTGCTAACAATATGGAGGTActaaaattgaaacaaatacACCTGGATGGTTGGCTAACTGGATCACTTTTTTCCTCGGAAGGTAGACTGGATGTATTTCACTTAGAAGACCTAACCTGGAAGTATGTAGAATTAGCACCTGCTCAAGGTACCTTTACAATCGTTGCACCTGAGTTAAAACGTTTGACACTAAGAGGTTGCGATTACAAACGGTTCCTGCTGGAGGTCGGCGACTGTTTGGAATGTGTGGATATGGATTACTATGAAACACAAATTATGACACCGAACTTTTTTGGCTCGCTTGAAAACGTTCAGCGGCTAACACTACACATAAATAGTAATTCCCAAAAGCTGGCTCTGAAAATTGCACCCATGCCAAGGCTCAAATATCTCGAACTGGTATGTTCTACAGAACGACATGGGTATAACTGTAATGCTCTGTTTCGCGGCATTTGTGCAAATTGTCCAGAACTGGAAGAACTATGTATACGGAACGAACACGAAAACGAACTCAGAATAAGTTACTCTCATTTCGTGCAGCTGGTTAGATTGACCCGGTTACGTGTGCTAACAATGCACTTCGTTACGCTGCTCGATGTTGCCGGCGAAATCCCTCTACGTCATCTACAACGGCAGAACATTTGGGGATGCACAGTTTCCGGAAATTCATCCAAACAATGTTTTCCTCTGCAAACACAGGACAAGGAAATGAATATCCAGTAG
- the LOC128735098 gene encoding 7-methylguanosine phosphate-specific 5'-nucleotidase encodes MVGQQKFRLSEVSVLNADHVKIRDPDKVEMMLNELVAGGIEKLQVVTDFDYTITKQRLTNGEKILTSFGMFNECRSLPTSVLEESKKLFEKYRPIEIDPHMPLDEKIVYMIEWWSKTGDLLKGFPLPREEIAEVAMRFKDGLRDGTHQMFRDMNEQRIPCLVFSAGLGDTVMSVLRQANVLYPNVKVISNFLQYGADGNLNGLQEKMIHTFNKNETALKGTEYYELVHDRDHVIVMGDSIGDAGMADGIPTSSHVLKIGFLFDHPEQNLPRYMDTFDIVLIDDQTMDVPRAILEMVKNKSHQ; translated from the exons ATGGTTGGCCAGCAGAAATTTCGTCTTAGCGAAGTGTCCGTTTTAAATGCGGATCATGTTAAAATTCGCGATCCGGACAAGGTGGAAATGATGCTGAATGAATTGGTTGCCGGAGGTATCGAAAAACTGCAAGTTGTGACAGATTTTGATTACACAATTACTAAACAGCGGCTCACTAATGGTGAAAAGATTCTCACCAGCTTCGGAATGTTTAACGAGTGTAGATCGTTACCAACTAGTGTGCTGGAGGAATCGAAAAAGCTTTTTGAGAAGTACCGACCGATTGAGATCGATCCACACATGCCATTGGATGAAAAAATCGTTTATATGATTGAGTGGTGGAGCAAAACCGGCGATTTGCTGAA GGGATTTCCTCTACCGCGGGAAGAGATCGCCGAGGTTGCTATGCGCTTCAAAGATGGCTTGCGAGACGGAACCCATCAGATGTTCAGGGACATGAACGAGCAACGGATACCGTGTTTGGTATTTTCTGCTGGTCTCGGTGATACTGTTATGTCCGTCCTCCGGCAAGCTAATGTGTTATACCCGAATGTAAAAgtgatttcaaattttctgcAGTATGGCGCCGATGGCAACTTGAACGGACTGCAGGAAAAAATGATTCATACGTTTAATAAGAATGAAACAGCTCTGAAAGGAACTGAGTATTATGAATTAGTGCACGATCGAGACCACGTTATTGTGATGGGTGACTCGATTGGAGACGCAGGGATGGCCGACGGCATTCCGACTTCATCACATGTACTGAAGATCGGCTTTCTGTTTGATCAT CCCGAGCAAAATCTACCACGATACATGGACACCTTCGACATCGTATTGATTGACGACCAAACTATGGACGTGCCACGAGCGATATTAGAGATGGTAAAAAATAAATCTCACCAGTAG